The Acidobacteriota bacterium genome includes a region encoding these proteins:
- a CDS encoding TonB family protein has protein sequence MKKMLMIVSVLVLAACSVAPKIYLASEPLEVAVDELDDYWIESDEPVRFEMPAGSTPGAGQEGFARVRFLIDSNGKVHNPEVVESEPEGVWDQHGVKAVMSREYRPSEENDALVPVYVTSTVTFNYGSQPSKSAPATS, from the coding sequence ATGAAGAAAATGCTTATGATCGTGTCAGTGTTGGTCTTGGCTGCATGCTCTGTAGCGCCGAAGATCTATTTGGCGTCGGAGCCTTTGGAAGTAGCAGTGGATGAACTGGATGATTACTGGATAGAGAGCGATGAGCCAGTCCGCTTTGAGATGCCTGCTGGCAGCACGCCGGGGGCTGGCCAAGAAGGGTTCGCGAGGGTGCGCTTCCTGATCGATTCAAATGGCAAGGTGCACAATCCGGAGGTCGTAGAGTCCGAGCCGGAGGGGGTCTGGGATCAACATGGTGTCAAGGCAGTCATGAGTCGAGAGTATCGGCCTTCGGAGGAGAATGATGCTCTGGTGCCGGTGTATGTGACCAGTACTGTTACATTCAACTACGGGTCACAGCCGAGCAAGTCGGCACCTGCCACTTCGTGA